From one Haloferax marinisediminis genomic stretch:
- a CDS encoding G8 domain-containing protein: MSDDPPASNTTDRALVTSRRAFLAGLGVGAAGTAGALTGVPDVTRFVDGDDGHSDAHHVRALVSTDDVTHRAAGGRWRDADAWDSAVPDDGARVLVPEGVTMTLDHEATARLRTVRVDGTLTVDPTATTQLLLDTLVVTETGTLELGTPENPIERGAGSRLTFLDRGPLDEAADPVRIGRGLLTLAGATIRIAGATVTPWATLERAPRAGDAELLLAESPTGWEIGDTLALAGMHPDRDEDEVLTVAGVDGRRVRLDTPLEFDHVPPRDSFSAVVASLTRAVTLESESSQTNRRGHVMFMSDDVHISHTGFSSLGRTDKSRPFTDPKNGVPPSDADPNPQSRYACHFHRTGTSTENRPRVVEGCVVDGSPGWGYVNHASHVRFEDNVSFRVFGAGFVAETGAERGTFRRNFALRSHGSGSVPDGRQFKADSEGNIDDFGHGGYGFWFQGPAVVVEDNVAAGHRHYGFVYWNRAKPDAEVSPETLDSLVGKVPNIPVEALDGQPELARSDRVEDGMVPSSFVRFASFARNTVFASGGGLDISRHMFTFSHDRVDAYSVVEDFTAFNIGSHYSQWDHLRTPNDRGAQGGENGISIRYSANVVLRNPTLVSGSGGRRGVGINRNHAPANVHVENPDVEGWFVGIRAPPRGSAPIRGGRLDNYIDVHVIGGTTDRRWSKKQQIDVEGVEFAESGRADLFLSAELDDHIYGLFTPEGHVRRDGEALYFAEQAPDFVPFPTNSDLNAADPDDDALADLSDVSPNALVGKTNAELFDAYGLAVEGDVRPDDAGPAPGVEGGFVVGGSGPAISESLGPVERVHSAEGSVYELGRLRSDEPLYVFDEATFLTVPGRYTGLPYIRPEHDDADSERQSFLTLTLSAPATVFVAYDAETRPKWLSGWTDTGDTIGTTDGTRRVYRKQFDAGTARLGGAPDTHSMYTVFVRER, encoded by the coding sequence CCGCAGGGACAGCGGGTGCGCTGACTGGCGTTCCCGACGTGACGCGCTTCGTCGACGGCGACGACGGCCACTCTGATGCACATCACGTCCGCGCACTCGTCTCGACTGACGACGTCACTCACCGAGCGGCCGGTGGTCGCTGGCGCGATGCCGACGCGTGGGATAGTGCGGTCCCCGACGACGGTGCTCGTGTCCTCGTCCCCGAGGGCGTGACGATGACGCTCGACCACGAAGCCACCGCTCGTCTACGGACGGTTCGCGTCGATGGGACGCTCACAGTCGACCCGACGGCGACGACACAGCTCCTCCTCGACACGCTCGTCGTCACCGAGACGGGGACACTCGAACTCGGAACGCCCGAGAACCCCATCGAGCGAGGTGCTGGCTCCCGACTCACGTTCCTCGACCGTGGTCCACTCGACGAGGCGGCAGACCCCGTACGAATCGGGCGCGGGTTGCTGACGCTCGCCGGCGCGACCATCCGAATTGCCGGTGCGACGGTGACGCCGTGGGCCACTCTGGAGCGCGCGCCCCGAGCCGGCGATGCGGAACTTCTTCTCGCCGAATCACCGACTGGATGGGAAATCGGTGACACGCTCGCCCTCGCCGGAATGCACCCCGACCGCGACGAAGACGAGGTGCTGACCGTCGCCGGCGTCGATGGTCGACGCGTCCGTCTCGACACGCCGCTCGAATTCGACCACGTTCCGCCGCGCGACTCGTTCTCGGCAGTCGTCGCCTCGTTGACCCGTGCGGTGACACTCGAATCCGAGTCGTCGCAGACGAACCGCCGTGGGCACGTGATGTTCATGAGCGACGACGTTCACATCAGCCACACCGGGTTCTCGTCGCTCGGCCGCACCGACAAGTCTCGGCCCTTCACCGACCCAAAGAACGGTGTCCCACCCAGCGATGCCGACCCGAACCCACAGTCTCGGTACGCTTGCCACTTCCATCGCACTGGAACCAGCACCGAGAATCGACCGCGTGTGGTCGAAGGCTGCGTCGTCGATGGCAGTCCCGGTTGGGGCTACGTCAACCACGCGAGTCACGTCCGATTCGAAGACAACGTCTCGTTCCGTGTCTTCGGCGCGGGATTCGTCGCCGAGACGGGTGCCGAACGTGGAACGTTCCGTCGGAATTTTGCGCTCCGTTCGCACGGGTCCGGGTCGGTCCCCGACGGTCGGCAGTTCAAAGCCGACTCCGAAGGGAACATCGACGACTTCGGCCACGGTGGCTACGGATTCTGGTTTCAGGGGCCGGCCGTCGTGGTCGAAGACAACGTCGCCGCCGGCCACAGACACTACGGCTTCGTCTACTGGAACCGAGCGAAACCCGACGCCGAAGTCTCTCCCGAGACACTCGATAGCCTCGTCGGGAAGGTTCCGAACATCCCCGTCGAAGCCCTCGATGGCCAACCCGAACTCGCTCGCTCCGACCGCGTCGAAGACGGGATGGTCCCGTCGAGTTTCGTCCGCTTCGCGTCGTTCGCTCGCAACACTGTCTTCGCCTCTGGCGGCGGCCTCGACATCTCGCGGCACATGTTCACGTTCTCGCACGACCGGGTCGACGCCTACAGCGTCGTCGAGGACTTCACCGCGTTCAACATCGGGTCACACTACAGTCAGTGGGACCACCTCCGAACGCCCAACGACCGTGGTGCGCAGGGTGGAGAAAACGGCATCTCGATTCGCTACAGTGCGAACGTCGTCCTCCGAAATCCGACGCTCGTCTCAGGGTCGGGCGGCCGCCGTGGCGTCGGCATCAACCGAAACCACGCACCCGCGAACGTCCACGTCGAGAACCCCGACGTCGAAGGCTGGTTCGTTGGAATTCGTGCGCCACCACGCGGATCTGCACCGATTCGTGGCGGCAGACTCGACAACTACATCGACGTCCACGTCATCGGCGGGACCACCGACCGCCGCTGGTCGAAGAAACAGCAAATCGACGTAGAGGGAGTCGAGTTCGCCGAGAGCGGCCGTGCCGACCTGTTCCTCAGCGCCGAACTCGACGACCACATCTACGGACTCTTTACCCCCGAGGGGCACGTCCGCCGCGACGGTGAGGCGCTCTACTTCGCCGAGCAGGCACCCGATTTTGTCCCGTTCCCGACGAACTCCGACCTGAACGCTGCCGACCCCGATGACGACGCCCTCGCCGACTTGAGCGACGTGTCGCCGAACGCGCTCGTCGGCAAAACGAACGCCGAGTTGTTCGACGCCTACGGCCTCGCCGTCGAAGGTGACGTGCGTCCGGACGACGCCGGCCCTGCTCCGGGTGTCGAAGGTGGGTTCGTCGTCGGTGGGTCTGGTCCGGCAATCTCCGAGTCGCTCGGCCCGGTCGAACGCGTCCACTCTGCCGAGGGGTCGGTGTACGAACTCGGGCGCCTTCGGTCGGACGAACCACTGTACGTCTTCGACGAAGCGACGTTCCTCACGGTCCCGGGTCGGTACACTGGACTGCCGTACATCCGCCCGGAACACGACGACGCCGACTCGGAACGTCAGTCGTTCTTGACGCTCACGCTCTCGGCACCGGCGACTGTGTTCGTCGCCTACGACGCCGAGACACGGCCGAAGTGGCTCTCGGGATGGACAGACACTGGCGATACCATCGGGACGACTGATGGGACGCGACGTGTCTACCGAAAACAGTTCGACGCGGGCACGGCCCGTCTCGGCGGTGCACCCGATACGCACTCGATGTACACCGTGTTCGTTCGAGAGCGATAA